A genome region from Arachis duranensis cultivar V14167 chromosome 6, aradu.V14167.gnm2.J7QH, whole genome shotgun sequence includes the following:
- the LOC107491957 gene encoding probable WRKY transcription factor 30 has product MEYAENGEHGLINELIQGKELAKQLCNLLSSSSSSSSKEILIDKILSTYEKALTMLNSDSTIPNLINSHSSSSSINGSPSRSDLIDNDEEFKDKPPLKKRKTMPKWTEKVKVCSKTGLEGSLDDGYSWRKYGQKDILGAKFPRGYYRCTYRNVQGCLATKQVQRSDEDPTMIEVNYRGRHTCTQSKHSNKAFPSKTMLPVLEKNQFHKFQNNQPQKQEKMEQTQEEIFNFEAKLELDTNTNITTKDDDIFPWFCYLSPSMGSENGDNDMLLSDSMFLESFSPDIASFISPSTSESDLFCLSPCQFGSSNNNGIVQASESDITEILSAPTSVTNSPIMDFDMLLDKLDFDTIFPSNTTEISSS; this is encoded by the exons ATGGAATATGCTGAGAATGGGGAACATGGTCTCATCAATGAACTCATCCAAGGGAAGGAGCTAGCAAAGCAGCTATGCAatctcctctcttcttcttcttcttcttcatccaaAGAAATCTTAATTGACAAGATACTTTCCACCTATGAGAAAGCCCTCACCATGCTCAACTCTGACTCCACCATTCCCAATCTCATTAAttcccattcttcttcttcttctataaatGGGAGCCCTTCAAGGAGTGACCTCattgataatgatgaagaattcAAGGACAAACCCCCCCTCAAGAAGAG GAAGACTATGCCCAAATGGACAGAGAAAGTGAAAGTATGTTCAAAAACAGGACTTGAGGGATCTTTGGATGATGGGTATAGCTGGAGAAAATATGGACAAAAGGATATTCTTGGAGCCAAGTTCCCAAG AGGATATTACAGATGCACATACAGAAATGTACAAGGGTGCCTTGCAACAAAACAAGTTCAAAGATCAGATGAAGACCCAACAATGATTGAGGTAAACTACAGAGGAAGACACACGTGCACCCAATCTAAGCATTCCAACAAAGCGTTTCCATCAAAAACAATGTTGCCAGTGTTGGAGAAGAACCAATTCCACAAGTTCCAAAACAACCAACCTCAAAAGCAGGAGAAAATGGAACAAACCCAAGAGGAAATTTTCAACTTTGAAGCAAAGCTTGAGTTGGACACTAACACCAACATCACAACCAAGGATGATGATATCTTCCCATGGTTCTGCTACCTTTCTCCTTCAATGGGATCCGAAAACGGTGATAACGACATGTTGTTATCTGATTCCATGTTCTTGGAAAGCTTTTCCCCTGATATAGCATCATTCATATCACCATCAACTTCAGAATCAGACCTTTTCTGTTTATCACCATGCCAATTTGGAAGCAGCAATAATAATGGAATAGTCCAAGCCTCAGAATCTGATATAACTGAGATACTTTCAGCTCCAACCTCAGTAACCAATTCTCCAATCATGGATTTCGATATGCTGCTTGATAAACTGGATTTCGACACCATATTCCCTTCCAACACAACGGAAATTTCCTCTTCATGA